In Spinacia oleracea cultivar Varoflay chromosome 5, BTI_SOV_V1, whole genome shotgun sequence, a single window of DNA contains:
- the LOC110782486 gene encoding uncharacterized protein isoform X1, whose protein sequence is MRNFRQKVIWSELPVEVLRSIAIHLKGNRKDVQNFRSVCKKWRRATAISALLPFVMGSETLFSSSVYLIRPPVSGTPWIVASVEITKGEFELCNPLSGEPLFDIPENFTLDRFQPRRLSVDYHMADEEEMNDCSRALSYHEKVLLFFKDRSIPSMVDDGSLLVLFRGGQLGGSPPVKPEYQYGTELPWFDISYGSLDKFDDILSFRGVIYALDRLGKLYRMFTDQFAVLKTLVEKPVIKPDCVNKGWGKRLVGSSKSGDLFMIMRINEMVKVFKLCKVHNKKSWSWVKVKSFGDDPMVLFVSKVYSFFVSAAEFPGFGFDNYIVFSNDAFHPYSKPNESKFSKENIQIFWLGGHIFMPIADFKPIADFLKSGLFSVPEWALQAQSSPSPPHYQSNPEEDEMMESDATNQNGASSQTHGSAPSNTPKSEKQNTKIHSTSATQGKSSSHLPVSEIQHKKAPDISENKVSIADFPPVISSVLACEPNIGLQGLESLGIRPNLLPTLQMIWNKHGNLIGEKTVRSKVMLTLTLESLANIIIFLQKTTLRTLTDSLAQELASNLHDLQCVGLKVDWLVAFVEWVLTLHKSKPLIESIMAINKSKAQIDEKEREFLARSAKVKQELDEKKACLSAKLPFPEPIDLDQCLGEGLL, encoded by the exons ATGCGGAATTTTCGCCAGAAAGTAATCTGGTCGGAACTTCCCGTTGAAGTCCTCCGTTCTATCGCCATCCACCTCAAGGGAAACCGCAAAGACGTGCAAAACTTCCGATCAGTTTGTAAGAAATGGCGGCGAGCCACCGCTATCTCCGCCCTCTTGCCTTTCGTCATGGGTTCCGAAACTCTGTTTTCTTCCTCCGTTTATCTCATCCGCCCTCCTGTTTCCGGCACACCGTGGATTGTCGCTTCTGTGGAAATTACCAAAGGGGAATTCGAACTCTGCAATCCTCTCTCCGGTGAGCCTCTCTTTGATATTCCTGAGAATTTTACCTTAGATCGGTTTCAACCTCGTCGTCTTTCTGTTGATTACCATATGGCTGATGAAGAGGAAATGAATGATTGTTCGAGGGCACTTTCATATCATGAGAAAGTGTTGCTTTTTTTCAAGGATCGGAGTATTCCGTCCATGGTTGATGATGGTTCTTTGTTGGTTTTATTTAGAGGGGGTCAATTAGGTGGGTCTCCACCAGTTAAGCCGGAGTATCAGTATGGAACGGAACTTCCATGGTTTGACATATCATATGGTTCACTTGACAAATTTGATGATATTCTGAGTTTTAGGGGTGTAATTTATGCATTGGATAGACTTGGGAAGTTGTACAGGATGTTTACTGATCAGTTTGCAGTACTTAAAACCTTAGTTGAAAAGCCGGTGATTAAGCCGGATTGCGTAAACAAGGGGTGGGGGAAACGTTTGGTGGGATCATCAAAATCTGGGGATTTGTTTATGATTATGCGGATCAATGAAATGGTTAAAGTTTTCAAGTTGTGTAAGGTTCATAACAAGAAGTCATGGAGTTGGGTTAAGGTTAAGAGTTTTGGGGATGATCCTATGGTGTTGTTTGTTTCGAAAGTTTACAGCTTCTTTGTTTCAGCTGCTGAATTCCCTGGTTTCGGATTTGACAACTACATTGTCTTCTCCAATGACGCCTTCCATCCCTATAGTAAACCTAATGAATCCAAGTTTTCTAAagaaaatattcagattttCTGGTTAGGAGGACATATTTTCATGCCTATTGCGGATTTCAAACCAATTGCAGATTTCCTGAAATCTGGCCTTTTTTCTGTGCCGGAATGGGCCTTGCAGGCTCAATCATCTCCATCTCCGCCACATTATCAAAG TAATCCTGAGGAAGATGAAATGATGGAATCAGATGCAACCAATCAAAATGGTGCATCTTCACAAACTCATGGCTCAGCTCCCTCAAATACACCTAAATCTGAGAAACAGAACACTAAAATCCATTCAACCTCGGCAACTCAAGGGAAATCTTCATCCCATTTGCCTGTTTCTGAGATTCAGCACAAAAAAG CACCAGATATCTCAGAAAATAAAGTTTCTATCGCGGACTTTCCACCTGTTATTTCTTCAGTACTG GCTTGTGAACCAAACATCGGGCTTCAAGGTTTAGAATCTCTGGGTATCAGGCCCAATCTATTGCCAACTTTGCAAATGATTTGGAACAAGCATGGGAACCTTATTGGAGAAAAAACCGTGCGCAGCAAAGTCATGTTAACCCTTACCTTAGAATCACTAGCAAATATCATAATATTTCTCCAAAAGACTACACTGAGGACATTGACTGATTCCTTAGCTCAGGAACTCGCATCCAATCTGCATGACCTTCAATGTGTAGGCTTAAAGGTAGACTGGTTAGTTGCTTTTGTTGAGTGGGTTCTGACACTGCATAAAAGTAAGCCTCTGATTGAGTCTATAATGGCTATTAACAAGTCAAAAGCTCAAATTGATGAAAAGGAAAGAGAGTTCCTTGCTCGTAGTGCTAAAGTGAAGCAAGAACTTGATGAGAAAA
- the LOC110782486 gene encoding uncharacterized protein isoform X2, translating into MRNFRQKVIWSELPVEVLRSIAIHLKGNRKDVQNFRSVCKKWRRATAISALLPFVMGSETLFSSSVYLIRPPVSGTPWIVASVEITKGEFELCNPLSGEPLFDIPENFTLDRFQPRRLSVDYHMADEEEMNDCSRALSYHEKVLLFFKDRSIPSMVDDGSLLVLFRGGQLGGSPPVKPEYQYGTELPWFDISYGSLDKFDDILSFRGVIYALDRLGKLYRMFTDQFAVLKTLVEKPVIKPDCVNKGWGKRLVGSSKSGDLFMIMRINEMVKVFKLCKVHNKKSWSWVKVKSFGDDPMVLFVSKVYSFFVSAAEFPGFGFDNYIVFSNDAFHPYSKPNESKFSKENIQIFWLGGHIFMPIADFKPIADFLKSGLFSVPEWALQAQSSPSPPHYQSNPEEDEMMESDATNQNGASSQTHGSAPSNTPKSEKQNTKIHSTSATQGKSSSHLPVSEIQHKKDISENKVSIADFPPVISSVLACEPNIGLQGLESLGIRPNLLPTLQMIWNKHGNLIGEKTVRSKVMLTLTLESLANIIIFLQKTTLRTLTDSLAQELASNLHDLQCVGLKVDWLVAFVEWVLTLHKSKPLIESIMAINKSKAQIDEKEREFLARSAKVKQELDEKKACLSAKLPFPEPIDLDQCLGEGLL; encoded by the exons ATGCGGAATTTTCGCCAGAAAGTAATCTGGTCGGAACTTCCCGTTGAAGTCCTCCGTTCTATCGCCATCCACCTCAAGGGAAACCGCAAAGACGTGCAAAACTTCCGATCAGTTTGTAAGAAATGGCGGCGAGCCACCGCTATCTCCGCCCTCTTGCCTTTCGTCATGGGTTCCGAAACTCTGTTTTCTTCCTCCGTTTATCTCATCCGCCCTCCTGTTTCCGGCACACCGTGGATTGTCGCTTCTGTGGAAATTACCAAAGGGGAATTCGAACTCTGCAATCCTCTCTCCGGTGAGCCTCTCTTTGATATTCCTGAGAATTTTACCTTAGATCGGTTTCAACCTCGTCGTCTTTCTGTTGATTACCATATGGCTGATGAAGAGGAAATGAATGATTGTTCGAGGGCACTTTCATATCATGAGAAAGTGTTGCTTTTTTTCAAGGATCGGAGTATTCCGTCCATGGTTGATGATGGTTCTTTGTTGGTTTTATTTAGAGGGGGTCAATTAGGTGGGTCTCCACCAGTTAAGCCGGAGTATCAGTATGGAACGGAACTTCCATGGTTTGACATATCATATGGTTCACTTGACAAATTTGATGATATTCTGAGTTTTAGGGGTGTAATTTATGCATTGGATAGACTTGGGAAGTTGTACAGGATGTTTACTGATCAGTTTGCAGTACTTAAAACCTTAGTTGAAAAGCCGGTGATTAAGCCGGATTGCGTAAACAAGGGGTGGGGGAAACGTTTGGTGGGATCATCAAAATCTGGGGATTTGTTTATGATTATGCGGATCAATGAAATGGTTAAAGTTTTCAAGTTGTGTAAGGTTCATAACAAGAAGTCATGGAGTTGGGTTAAGGTTAAGAGTTTTGGGGATGATCCTATGGTGTTGTTTGTTTCGAAAGTTTACAGCTTCTTTGTTTCAGCTGCTGAATTCCCTGGTTTCGGATTTGACAACTACATTGTCTTCTCCAATGACGCCTTCCATCCCTATAGTAAACCTAATGAATCCAAGTTTTCTAAagaaaatattcagattttCTGGTTAGGAGGACATATTTTCATGCCTATTGCGGATTTCAAACCAATTGCAGATTTCCTGAAATCTGGCCTTTTTTCTGTGCCGGAATGGGCCTTGCAGGCTCAATCATCTCCATCTCCGCCACATTATCAAAG TAATCCTGAGGAAGATGAAATGATGGAATCAGATGCAACCAATCAAAATGGTGCATCTTCACAAACTCATGGCTCAGCTCCCTCAAATACACCTAAATCTGAGAAACAGAACACTAAAATCCATTCAACCTCGGCAACTCAAGGGAAATCTTCATCCCATTTGCCTGTTTCTGAGATTCAGCACAAAAAAG ATATCTCAGAAAATAAAGTTTCTATCGCGGACTTTCCACCTGTTATTTCTTCAGTACTG GCTTGTGAACCAAACATCGGGCTTCAAGGTTTAGAATCTCTGGGTATCAGGCCCAATCTATTGCCAACTTTGCAAATGATTTGGAACAAGCATGGGAACCTTATTGGAGAAAAAACCGTGCGCAGCAAAGTCATGTTAACCCTTACCTTAGAATCACTAGCAAATATCATAATATTTCTCCAAAAGACTACACTGAGGACATTGACTGATTCCTTAGCTCAGGAACTCGCATCCAATCTGCATGACCTTCAATGTGTAGGCTTAAAGGTAGACTGGTTAGTTGCTTTTGTTGAGTGGGTTCTGACACTGCATAAAAGTAAGCCTCTGATTGAGTCTATAATGGCTATTAACAAGTCAAAAGCTCAAATTGATGAAAAGGAAAGAGAGTTCCTTGCTCGTAGTGCTAAAGTGAAGCAAGAACTTGATGAGAAAA